The genomic DNA CGAGAGTAATCATACCCAATGCCGCTACTGGCACTGTCCATGCGAACTTCTGACTGCCATGACGGGTGTTGAAGTAGTGACGAACCAATATACTGAAGATTGCCAGACCAGCAAGGATCAACCAGTTGTATTCCGAGCCGTAAGTGCTTGGGAAGTGGTTACTGATCATGATGAACAGCACTGGCAGTGTCATGTAGTTATTGTGACGAGAGCGCAGTAGACCTTTCGCAGGCAGTGCCGGATCCGGTTCGCGTTTCTCTTCAATCGCTTTCACCAAGTTACGCTGCGCAGGCATGATGACGCGGAATACGTTACCCACCATGATGGTACCGATAATGGCACCCACGTGGATATAAGCACCACGGCCACTGAACACTTGGGTTAGGCCATAGGTCGCAGCAACGAGCAGCACAAACAGCACAACGCCAAGCAACACCGGGGTTTTTCCTAATGGCGAGTCACACAGTAAGTCGTAGATAAACCAACCAGCAACGAATGAACCAATACCAATCGCGATTGCCGTTGTTGAATCAAGGCCAGAGCCCGGTGCAATCAGGTAGATTTCTGCGTTGAGGTAATAAACGACACCCAATAGACACACGCCTGTGATCCATGTGAAGTAAGCTTCCCACTTGAACCAGTGTAGGTGCTCTGGCATTTCTGGTGGCGCAAGTTTGTACTTCTCTAGGTGATAAATACCACCGCCGTGAATCGCCCATAAGTCGCCTGAAAGGCCCGTTTTAGGGTTAACTCGGTTAAGGTTGTTCTCTAACCAAACAAAGTAAAATGATGCGCCTATCCACGCAACACCAACAATCATGTGAGCCCAGCGTATTGCTAGATTCAACCATTCTGTAATATGCGGATCCATAATAAACTCCTGTATCACAACGCTTTAGCTAAGCGTTGCTCTTCCTTGTTGTCTTCCGTTGGCATATCTTCCAAATGCAATGCCACCAGGTCGTTCTCAAAATAAACTTCATCACAGTTATGTCCTTCTCCACCTCTATCGACGATCAAGAACTGGTCTTGATCCGTGAGTGCAAGAACCGGGTGATGCCACACC from Vibrio chagasii includes the following:
- a CDS encoding urate hydroxylase PuuD, which gives rise to MDPHITEWLNLAIRWAHMIVGVAWIGASFYFVWLENNLNRVNPKTGLSGDLWAIHGGGIYHLEKYKLAPPEMPEHLHWFKWEAYFTWITGVCLLGVVYYLNAEIYLIAPGSGLDSTTAIAIGIGSFVAGWFIYDLLCDSPLGKTPVLLGVVLFVLLVAATYGLTQVFSGRGAYIHVGAIIGTIMVGNVFRVIMPAQRNLVKAIEEKREPDPALPAKGLLRSRHNNYMTLPVLFIMISNHFPSTYGSEYNWLILAGLAIFSILVRHYFNTRHGSQKFAWTVPVAALGMITLAFVTSPYAKKQMTPVVQAPVVQEVQVSTTESSPEELAVNSTPSATTDAQQAPAHATQPASAGVSFETINKVIQERCSVCHSATPSHAAFAAAPAGVMLDTPEEIKANVPRIVAQTVTTQVMPLGNMTQMTDEERALIGTWVEQGATIQ